One Drosophila willistoni isolate 14030-0811.24 chromosome 2R unlocalized genomic scaffold, UCI_dwil_1.1 Seg167, whole genome shotgun sequence DNA segment encodes these proteins:
- the LOC6641918 gene encoding exosome complex component CSL4 — MTDLDASHDSQETDSDELFCLPGERLCRVEDNIILGLGTYEQNGYIYACKSGIVSIDDSDENTQIVSVHKPGFHLTIPVTGDIVTARVLVTTPKFAKCAIFCVRNQLLENSYRGLLRKEDVRETEKDRVDIYKSFKPGDVILARVLNQLEQSILLSTAETELGVVIAYASDVRKNRVPMIPVGWAEMQCPQTTIKEPRKVAKVLPESTIKIEK, encoded by the exons ATGACAGATTTGGACGCTAGCCATGATTCACAAGAGACAGATTCCGATGAACTATTCTGTTTACCCGGTGAACGGCTTTGCCGTGTGGAGGACAACATTATCTTAGGTTTGGGTACATACGAACAGAATGGCTATATATACGCCTGCAAGTCAGGAATAGTTAGTATTGATGATTCCGATGAAAAT ACCCAAATTGTTAGCGTACACAAGCCAGGATTTCATTTGACCATTCCGGTTACGGGAGATATAGTTACTGCACGTGTTCTAGTCACGACTCCAAAATTTGCCAAATGTGCTATATTCTGCGTTAGGAATCAACTATTGGAGAACAGCTATCGTGGACTTTTGAGAAAGGAGGATGTACGAGAAACCGAAAAGGATCGTGTCGATATCTACAAATCATTTAAGCCCGGTGATGTGATTTTGGCTCGTGTCCTAAATCAACTGGAACAATCTATTCTATTAAGCACTGCAGAAACTGAGCTCGGCGTTGTAATAGCCTATGCCAGTGATGTGCGCAAGAACCGAGTACCAATGATACCCGTCGGTTGGGCCGAAATGCAGTGTCCCCAAACAACGATTAAAGAACCTAGAAAGGTGGCTAAAGTCCTACCAGAGAGtacaattaaaattgaaaaatga
- the LOC6641919 gene encoding dynein axonemal assembly factor 4, giving the protein MVQVSQTEEDIKISIELNRLVTRKPDVVLLPQYLKFNNPPIFFERHLAGEIDEMASFCRIFKREARIVLVKKQKGIWPEIFQTLSKELLLQKRLEIADLIVERNKQRDEQALERYAIKRRNEIQKEVNREAAIKERVKQFQENACQEALMVGTRKETHAKSKPESRSSPQPSAPAPARLATPNVRPIMPMASVRGSGRISVCFSNQHKRETPKRESQEAMHLPFTVEGGKVIPTAAPKSAMDSVDE; this is encoded by the exons ATGGTTCAAGTATCGCAAACAGAGGAAGACATTAAAATCTCAATTGAGCTAAACCGTCTTGTGACTAGAAAACCAGATGTTGTCCTTTTGCCACAATATTTAAAGTTCAACAATCCGCCAATATTCTTTGAAAGACATTTGGCAGGTGAAATTGATGAGATGGCCAG TTTCTGTCGCATCTTTAAGCGTGAGGCTCGCATTGTTCTTGTCAAGAAACAGAAGGGAATTTGGCCGGAAATATTTCAAACACTTAGTAAGGAATTGTTATTACAAAAACGTTTGGAAATAGCCGATTTAATTGTGGAGCGCAACAAACAGCGGGATGAACAGGCTCTGGAACGCTATGCGATCAAACGTCGCAATGAAATCCAAAAGGAAGTGAATCGTGAGGCGGCCATAAAGGAGCGTGTAAAGCAATTTCAGGAGAATGCCTGTCAGGAGGCTCTCATGGTCGGTACACGCAAGGAGACTCATGCCAAATCGAAGCCAGAATCACGTAGTAGCCCCCAACCCAGTGCTCCTGCCCCTGCCCGGCTGGCCACACCGAATGTCCGTCCCATAATGCCAATGGCCTCTGTTCGTGGCAGTGGTCGCATCTCCGTTTGCTTCTCCAACCAACATAAGCGGGAGACACCAAAACGCGAGTCCCAAGAGGCAATGCATTTACCCTTCACCGTGGAAGGAGGTAAAGTGATTCCAACGGCAGCCCCGAAATCGGCCATGGACTCTGTTGATGAATAA